A region of Deltaproteobacteria bacterium DNA encodes the following proteins:
- a CDS encoding ArsA family ATPase, producing the protein MFRFYAGKGGVGKTTCASAAAIALSRRRARTLVVSTDPAHSLADALDARLSASPRRMRGNLFAVQLDADRALSRWLRARARSFRVIASRGTYLDDEDIDSLFRLSLPGVDELVGLVELRRLARGFEEVVVDTAPTGHTLRLLAMPATLAKLAEVLDDLQGKHRAMARSLRGSVRRDAEDTVIDELREEAASLRALLESDDAEVHWITVAEPLSLAESRDGVSALHEAGMRVARVIVNRLTPRPDRRCRLCAARRAEEARMVEAARGLGGPLYGVPEEDHEPRGLHDLARLGRALEKPLRRDAIRSDPLKSDGRKAPEAQEPFLAALDELAPAGIRLLFFGGKGGVGKTTVASAAAISIARRGGPVLLLSTDPAHSLADVLQMPVGDAELEVEPGLRARELDAGRMFERRRGQYRAAVEELFATLRGGSSFDAPYDRAVMEDLIDLSPPGLDEVLALLAVIEALQGYRLVVVDTAPTGHALRLLELSAKAREWVQVLLQIQLKYRRVTGLGDLARDLTDTARELRELQELLQDPARCRFVPVTRGAALPRLETARLLTNLKKLRIAAPALLVNARTPQGCSRCNRAAADEEREIERLRRICRGCAMLAAPRIAPAPQGAAALARFARTWKRME; encoded by the coding sequence ATGTTCCGCTTCTACGCGGGCAAGGGCGGCGTGGGGAAGACGACCTGCGCCTCCGCCGCCGCGATCGCGCTGTCGCGGCGAAGGGCGCGCACCCTCGTGGTGTCGACCGATCCTGCCCATTCCCTCGCCGACGCGCTGGACGCGCGACTCTCCGCGTCGCCGCGCCGGATGCGCGGCAATCTGTTCGCGGTCCAGCTGGACGCGGACCGGGCGCTGTCGCGCTGGCTCCGCGCCCGCGCGCGGTCGTTCCGGGTGATCGCGTCGCGCGGCACGTATCTCGACGACGAAGACATCGATTCCCTGTTCCGCCTTTCGCTGCCCGGCGTCGACGAGCTGGTGGGGTTGGTGGAGCTGCGCCGGCTGGCGCGTGGATTCGAGGAAGTCGTGGTGGATACGGCGCCGACGGGCCACACCCTCCGGCTGCTGGCCATGCCCGCGACCTTGGCGAAGCTCGCCGAGGTGCTCGACGATCTGCAGGGCAAGCACCGCGCGATGGCGCGATCGCTGCGCGGCAGCGTCCGGCGCGACGCTGAAGACACCGTGATCGACGAGCTGCGGGAGGAAGCGGCGTCGCTTCGGGCCCTGCTCGAGTCGGACGACGCGGAGGTCCATTGGATCACCGTCGCGGAACCGCTCTCGCTGGCCGAGTCGCGGGATGGCGTTTCCGCTCTTCACGAGGCCGGCATGCGGGTCGCGCGGGTCATCGTCAACCGACTCACGCCGCGGCCCGACCGGCGCTGCCGGCTCTGCGCCGCGCGCCGCGCAGAGGAGGCCCGAATGGTCGAAGCGGCGCGCGGCCTCGGAGGCCCTTTGTACGGCGTCCCGGAAGAGGATCACGAGCCGCGCGGGCTGCACGATCTCGCTCGCCTGGGCCGGGCGCTGGAAAAGCCCCTGCGGCGCGATGCGATCCGGTCGGATCCCCTGAAGAGTGACGGCAGGAAGGCTCCCGAAGCGCAAGAGCCGTTCCTCGCAGCGCTCGACGAGCTGGCGCCGGCCGGGATCCGGCTCCTGTTCTTCGGCGGCAAGGGCGGGGTGGGGAAGACCACGGTGGCCTCCGCGGCTGCCATTTCCATCGCCCGGCGCGGCGGTCCCGTGCTGCTGCTGTCCACCGATCCCGCACATTCCCTCGCCGACGTGTTGCAGATGCCGGTGGGCGACGCCGAGCTCGAAGTCGAGCCGGGTCTCCGGGCGCGCGAGCTCGACGCCGGGCGCATGTTCGAACGGCGGCGGGGACAGTATCGGGCCGCCGTCGAGGAGCTGTTTGCGACGCTTCGCGGCGGCTCATCCTTCGACGCGCCGTATGACCGGGCGGTGATGGAGGACCTGATCGATCTGAGCCCGCCGGGCCTCGACGAAGTGCTCGCGCTTCTCGCCGTCATCGAGGCGCTGCAGGGCTACCGCCTGGTGGTGGTGGACACAGCCCCCACCGGACATGCGTTGCGGCTGCTCGAGCTCTCGGCGAAGGCGCGCGAATGGGTCCAGGTTCTGCTCCAGATCCAGCTCAAGTACCGCCGTGTCACCGGCCTCGGCGATCTGGCACGCGACCTGACCGACACCGCGCGCGAGCTTCGCGAGCTGCAGGAGCTCTTGCAGGATCCGGCCCGCTGCCGGTTCGTTCCGGTGACCCGGGGCGCGGCACTTCCCCGCCTGGAGACAGCCCGCCTTCTGACAAATCTCAAGAAGCTGCGCATTGCCGCGCCCGCCTTGCTGGTGAATGCGCGGACCCCACAGGGCTGCTCCCGCTGCAACCGGGCAGCGGCCGACGAAGAGCGGGAAATCGAGAGGCTTCGTCGGATCTGCCGGGGCTGCGCTATGCTGGCGGCCCCGCGGATCGCACCCGCGCCGCAGGGCGCCGCTGCGCTGGCGCGCTTCGCACGGACCTGGAAGAGAATGGAATGA
- a CDS encoding low affinity iron permease family protein yields MEDVPRESWFRAFACAVANAVGTHWAFLTAFAVVLVWLVTGPLFNFSDSWQLVINTGTTIVTFLMVFLIQATQNRDGKAIQLKLDELIRAQQSARNVFADLEHATEDELREFEAEFKALRARGLTQKKAARAAAAKATQD; encoded by the coding sequence ATGGAGGACGTGCCACGCGAGAGCTGGTTCCGTGCATTCGCCTGCGCCGTGGCGAACGCCGTCGGCACGCACTGGGCGTTCTTGACCGCGTTCGCCGTCGTTCTCGTCTGGTTGGTGACAGGGCCTCTGTTCAACTTCTCCGACTCCTGGCAGCTCGTCATCAACACGGGCACGACCATCGTCACGTTCCTGATGGTGTTCCTCATCCAGGCCACGCAGAACCGCGACGGCAAGGCGATCCAGCTCAAGCTCGACGAGCTGATCCGGGCGCAGCAGTCCGCGCGGAACGTCTTCGCCGATCTCGAGCATGCGACCGAGGACGAGCTGCGCGAATTCGAGGCGGAGTTCAAGGCGCTTCGCGCGCGAGGCCTTACCCAGAAGAAAGCCGCCCGCGCCGCCGCGGCCAAGGCAACGCAAGACTGA
- a CDS encoding GvpL/GvpF family gas vesicle protein: protein MPSVEKTKRAAKKALPAAKKAGKAPAAARAKSTPPRAEPQNGNGNLRQQSDGRGKYVYCIIQATEPLRFGPLGIGADPAEVHTVNYRDIAAVVSDTPIEVHDPTRENVLAHERVNETVMRKHTVIPMSFGTVFKTRDDIVELLRSAYDAFHDVLDKMQDKLEFGLKILWDRDVMVREIENQDEDVRRLKQEISAQKGSTYFARMQYGRLVDAALQAHSEKYVAEIFEALRDVAVASRANKPIGDKMIMNAAFLVSRDKEQAFDQRVKEIGARFDKLTFKYTGPWPPYNFVNIRLKLERAKEK from the coding sequence ATGCCGTCAGTCGAGAAGACGAAGAGGGCCGCAAAGAAGGCGCTGCCTGCCGCGAAGAAGGCAGGAAAGGCGCCCGCCGCGGCGCGAGCGAAGAGCACTCCGCCGCGCGCGGAGCCGCAGAACGGCAACGGCAACCTGCGGCAGCAGTCCGACGGCCGCGGCAAGTATGTCTACTGCATCATCCAGGCGACCGAACCGCTTCGCTTCGGCCCCCTGGGGATCGGCGCCGACCCTGCCGAAGTGCACACCGTGAACTACCGCGACATCGCCGCGGTGGTGAGCGACACGCCCATCGAGGTGCACGACCCCACCCGGGAGAACGTGCTCGCCCACGAGCGGGTCAACGAGACGGTGATGCGCAAGCACACAGTGATCCCGATGAGCTTCGGCACCGTGTTCAAGACGCGCGACGACATCGTCGAGCTGCTCCGCTCCGCCTACGATGCCTTCCACGACGTGCTCGACAAGATGCAGGACAAGCTCGAGTTCGGCCTCAAGATCCTCTGGGACCGCGACGTGATGGTGCGCGAGATCGAGAACCAGGACGAGGACGTGCGGCGCCTGAAGCAGGAGATCTCGGCTCAGAAGGGCTCCACCTACTTCGCGCGCATGCAGTACGGGCGGCTGGTGGATGCCGCGCTGCAGGCGCACTCGGAGAAGTACGTGGCGGAGATCTTCGAGGCCCTGCGCGACGTCGCCGTCGCCTCCCGCGCCAACAAGCCCATCGGCGACAAGATGATCATGAACGCCGCCTTCCTGGTCTCGCGCGACAAGGAGCAGGCGTTCGACCAGCGGGTGAAGGAGATCGGCGCCCGCTTCGACAAGCTGACCTTCAAGTACACGGGACCGTGGCCGCCGTACAACTTCGTCAACATCCGCCTGAAGCTCGAGCGGGCGAAGGAGAAGTAG
- the gvpA gene encoding gas vesicle structural protein GvpA — MPVERASGGTSLIDVLDRVLDKGIVIDAWVRVSLVGIDLITVEARVVVASIDTYLKYSEAVGQAPAIAPKGIDSKTHEALLAENASLKAQLASASGVTERRRRRTE, encoded by the coding sequence ATGCCGGTTGAAAGAGCTTCGGGCGGTACCAGTCTCATCGACGTCCTCGATCGCGTACTGGACAAGGGCATCGTCATCGACGCCTGGGTTCGCGTCTCGCTCGTCGGCATCGACCTGATCACCGTGGAAGCGCGCGTGGTCGTCGCGTCGATCGACACCTACCTCAAGTACTCCGAGGCGGTAGGCCAGGCGCCTGCCATCGCCCCGAAGGGGATCGACAGCAAGACGCACGAAGCGCTGCTCGCCGAGAACGCATCGCTCAAGGCACAGCTTGCCTCCGCGTCCGGCGTCACCGAGCGGCGGCGGCGGCGCACCGAGTAA
- a CDS encoding UdgX family uracil-DNA binding protein (This protein belongs to the uracil DNA glycosylase superfamily, members of which act in excision repair of DNA. However, it belongs more specifically to UdgX branch, whose founding member was found to bind uracil in DNA (where it does not belong), without cleaving it, appears to promote DNA repair by a pathway involving RecA, rather than base excision.) → MAHAVLETAAPLVPERPTLDKLRAAAAGCTACPLYRTGTQTVFGEGLSEARAIFLGEQPGDSEDKIGRPFVGPAGKLLDRALEEAGIDRKLVYVTNVVKHFKWTPRGKRRLHEKPNAREIAACRPWLEAELAVLKPDVLVCLGATAAQALLGKSFKVTQMRGEILQHELVRAIMATVHPSSILRAPDEETRHREMDLLIRDLRHIAPLLQH, encoded by the coding sequence ATGGCGCACGCCGTCCTCGAGACCGCCGCCCCGCTCGTGCCAGAACGCCCGACCCTCGACAAGCTGCGGGCGGCCGCCGCCGGCTGTACCGCCTGTCCGCTCTATCGGACCGGCACCCAGACCGTGTTCGGTGAGGGTCTTTCCGAGGCGCGCGCAATCTTCCTCGGCGAGCAGCCCGGGGACAGCGAGGACAAGATCGGGCGCCCGTTCGTCGGCCCGGCAGGCAAGCTCCTCGATCGCGCCCTCGAGGAAGCTGGAATCGATCGCAAGCTGGTGTACGTCACGAACGTCGTGAAGCACTTCAAGTGGACGCCGCGAGGGAAGCGGCGGCTGCACGAGAAGCCCAACGCCCGCGAGATCGCCGCCTGCCGCCCATGGCTCGAGGCGGAGCTGGCGGTGTTGAAACCGGACGTGCTGGTCTGTCTCGGCGCGACGGCGGCGCAGGCGCTGCTGGGGAAGTCGTTCAAGGTCACGCAGATGCGCGGCGAGATCCTGCAACACGAGCTGGTGCGCGCCATCATGGCCACCGTTCATCCCTCGTCGATTCTGCGAGCGCCGGATGAAGAGACTCGCCATCGCGAAATGGACCTCCTCATCCGCGACCTCCGACATATTGCGCCGCTCCTCCAGCACTGA
- a CDS encoding response regulator has translation MTAAGASRRKSIVLVVDDFADNREMYSEYLAFSGYEVIEAKNGIEAVEAAHERLPDIIIMDLSLPVMDGWEATRQLKADERTRRIPIVALTGHALAGHSKGAKEAGCDSFLAKPCLPDQLVAEIRRMLEGGKSAPGKAKGAR, from the coding sequence ATGACCGCGGCTGGCGCATCCCGGCGCAAGTCGATCGTGCTGGTGGTCGACGACTTTGCCGACAACCGCGAGATGTACTCCGAGTACCTCGCGTTCTCGGGATATGAAGTCATCGAGGCGAAGAACGGAATCGAGGCCGTCGAGGCCGCGCACGAGCGGCTGCCGGACATCATCATCATGGACCTTTCCCTGCCGGTGATGGACGGCTGGGAAGCGACCCGGCAGCTGAAGGCCGACGAGCGAACCCGCCGGATCCCGATCGTGGCGCTGACGGGACACGCGCTTGCCGGGCATTCCAAGGGCGCGAAGGAAGCGGGTTGCGACTCGTTCCTCGCCAAGCCGTGCCTGCCGGACCAGTTGGTCGCCGAGATCCGCAGGATGCTGGAGGGTGGGAAGTCAGCACCCGGAAAGGCGAAGGGAGCCAGGTAA
- a CDS encoding DUF2071 domain-containing protein codes for MVLHAPTRAGSVIVGYQDWRDLLFIHWRVPAAEIAPLVHPRLSVDERDGTGWVSMTPFTLRNGRLRGLPPLPDFHELNFRTYVTHPRHGPGIWFFSLDAANGLAVAAARLSVRLPYFPARMERGEGWYRSERTMGRGRFEARFSIGPGRGRAAPGSLEAFLVERYRLYSRALGPVLWHGPVRHEPWSLADADVAELNEDLSAAAGMRPLGRPHSCQWSPGVSVAFEHFRPV; via the coding sequence ATGGTCTTACATGCACCGACACGGGCAGGATCGGTGATCGTCGGCTACCAGGACTGGCGCGATCTGCTCTTCATCCATTGGCGCGTCCCGGCGGCGGAGATCGCGCCGCTCGTGCACCCGCGCCTCTCCGTCGACGAACGGGACGGCACCGGCTGGGTCTCCATGACGCCGTTCACGCTGCGCAACGGGCGACTGCGGGGGTTGCCACCGTTGCCCGATTTCCACGAGCTGAACTTCCGTACCTACGTGACGCATCCACGGCACGGGCCGGGGATCTGGTTCTTCAGCCTGGATGCCGCGAACGGGCTCGCCGTCGCCGCAGCGCGGCTCTCGGTGCGGTTGCCCTATTTTCCAGCGCGTATGGAGCGGGGCGAGGGCTGGTATCGCAGCGAGCGGACCATGGGCCGCGGCCGATTCGAAGCACGCTTCTCGATCGGACCGGGTCGCGGACGCGCGGCGCCGGGCTCATTGGAGGCATTCCTGGTCGAGCGATACCGGCTGTACTCGCGCGCCCTAGGGCCCGTGCTCTGGCATGGCCCGGTGCGCCACGAGCCGTGGTCCCTCGCCGACGCGGACGTCGCAGAGCTGAACGAGGATCTTTCGGCCGCCGCGGGGATGCGCCCGCTCGGTCGCCCTCACTCCTGCCAATGGTCCCCTGGCGTCTCGGTGGCGTTCGAGCACTTCCGACCCGTATAG
- a CDS encoding DUF72 domain-containing protein — MIHLGTSGFVYDDWRNLFYPKGLPTRQWLDHYSRVFSTVELNATFYRLPTASTVDGWRQGTPRGFRFAAKGSRYLTHMKRLTDPGPGIKRYFDLILGLGKKLSVVLWQLPPQMNKADPDRLEQFLEKLPQGSLRHAVEFRSPAWYVGDVCEVLEAHRAAFCEHDLVRLRPPRITGGFRYLRFHGATGKYRGRYGKRALRPFARDLLAWRGDAYVYFNNDHFGHAIRDALDLSDLLGDPLHCGDAVRDPRRSRPAAVE, encoded by the coding sequence GTGATCCATCTCGGCACCAGCGGCTTCGTCTACGACGACTGGCGCAACCTCTTCTATCCGAAGGGACTACCGACCAGGCAATGGCTCGACCACTATTCGCGGGTCTTCTCCACGGTCGAGCTGAACGCGACCTTCTACCGGCTGCCGACCGCGAGCACCGTGGACGGCTGGCGCCAAGGAACGCCGCGCGGATTCCGCTTCGCGGCCAAGGGAAGCCGGTACCTCACGCACATGAAGCGCCTGACGGATCCGGGCCCCGGCATCAAGAGGTATTTCGATCTCATCCTCGGGCTCGGAAAGAAGCTCTCCGTCGTCCTCTGGCAGCTGCCGCCGCAGATGAACAAGGCGGACCCCGATCGCCTGGAGCAATTCCTCGAGAAGCTGCCGCAGGGCAGCCTCCGCCACGCCGTGGAGTTTCGCAGTCCGGCCTGGTACGTCGGCGACGTCTGCGAGGTGCTCGAGGCGCACCGGGCCGCGTTCTGCGAGCACGATCTCGTTCGGCTGCGCCCGCCGCGGATCACCGGCGGGTTCCGCTACCTGAGATTTCACGGCGCCACCGGCAAGTATCGCGGCCGATACGGCAAGCGGGCCCTGCGGCCGTTTGCCCGCGACCTGCTGGCGTGGCGCGGCGACGCCTACGTCTACTTCAACAACGACCATTTCGGTCACGCCATCCGCGACGCGCTGGACCTCAGCGATCTGCTCGGCGACCCGCTACACTGCGGCGATGCTGTTCGAGACCCGCGCAGGAGCCGTCCGGCTGCGGTGGAATGA
- a CDS encoding PAS domain-containing sensor histidine kinase, producing the protein MGAAVPTQSRSGTETPREAASAARLALAELLLFSEEPVECARATVDWLAERIGARKAVCALIEAGSGTVQHVAASGVPAGQIETLHLAMENPEHPLVFALAGREAVMIGKEGRRNGADPWRGDFVAIPLPLSEKREARQGLLLVSPARCEPEAKWAAELLGQKIARLRATAAILESEHRLQRERELLLNIINASPDPILLTEPEGRMIISNARADALFSTKEGESEGRHRAVALNNMLFSAALSQQAIESGATRRELLLVSPSEGSDLLFELLSSVVQHPREGTCVVSILRNVTDLRAATEQIEENYRRLKVAEADVRAERDRLDLIIDSVADPILVTDPSGKILLMNSPAERLFTAPESDETAEAERAVRSNDAHFSSFVSNLFLTGKGLRWRGEISLIDPSTLQALPVEAVAGKVLSEHGEVTAVVTILHDRTEALEKARLYEQVKAASEQLEEKVREATGELVRRNELLQRQHFELEQASQLKSQFLANMSHEFRTPLNAILGYTSMLLQGVSGDMSPPQKNKMLRVDSNARHLLSIINDILDISRIEAGKMPLHLEEVEMAALVGELLAEVEPLIQKARLQVLTDLQPGLQPAWSDRQKVKQIVLNLLTNAIKFTPLGHVKVIVRGDEERREVRIAVEDTGIGIAPQDHDRVFEDFRQADNSVTREYGGAGLGLAICRRLAKMLDGRIELVSNVGAGSSFTLVIPRRGKR; encoded by the coding sequence ATGGGGGCAGCGGTCCCGACGCAGTCACGCTCCGGCACCGAGACGCCGCGCGAGGCGGCGTCGGCGGCGAGGCTTGCGTTGGCGGAGCTTCTGCTCTTCAGCGAGGAGCCGGTGGAATGCGCGCGCGCGACGGTCGACTGGCTGGCGGAGCGCATCGGCGCCCGCAAAGCCGTCTGCGCGCTGATCGAGGCCGGGTCGGGGACCGTGCAGCACGTCGCGGCGAGCGGCGTCCCCGCGGGACAGATCGAGACCCTGCATCTCGCGATGGAGAACCCCGAGCATCCCCTCGTATTCGCGCTCGCGGGCCGCGAGGCGGTGATGATCGGCAAGGAAGGCCGGCGCAACGGGGCTGATCCATGGCGGGGCGACTTCGTCGCCATCCCGCTTCCGCTCTCCGAGAAACGGGAAGCGCGGCAGGGCCTTTTGCTCGTGAGTCCCGCTCGCTGCGAGCCGGAAGCGAAGTGGGCGGCCGAGCTGCTCGGACAGAAGATCGCTCGCCTGCGCGCCACCGCGGCCATCCTCGAAAGCGAGCACCGGCTGCAGCGCGAGCGCGAGCTCTTGCTGAACATCATCAACGCCTCGCCGGATCCCATCCTGCTCACCGAGCCGGAAGGCCGGATGATCATCTCGAACGCGCGGGCGGACGCGCTCTTCTCCACCAAGGAGGGAGAGAGCGAGGGCCGGCATCGCGCGGTGGCGCTGAACAACATGCTCTTCTCTGCGGCGCTCTCGCAGCAGGCGATCGAGTCGGGCGCGACCCGGCGCGAGCTGCTGCTGGTTTCACCCTCCGAGGGATCCGACCTCCTCTTCGAGCTGCTTTCGTCGGTGGTGCAGCACCCGCGCGAGGGGACCTGCGTGGTCTCCATCCTGCGGAACGTCACGGACCTGCGCGCCGCCACCGAGCAGATCGAGGAGAACTACCGGCGTCTGAAGGTGGCGGAAGCGGACGTGCGCGCCGAGCGCGACCGGCTGGACCTGATCATCGATTCGGTCGCCGACCCCATCCTCGTCACCGATCCGTCGGGAAAGATCCTGCTGATGAACTCGCCCGCCGAGCGCCTGTTCACGGCCCCGGAATCGGACGAGACCGCGGAGGCGGAGCGCGCCGTGCGCAGCAACGACGCCCACTTCTCCTCCTTCGTCTCCAACCTGTTCCTCACCGGCAAGGGGCTGCGTTGGCGCGGCGAGATCTCCCTCATCGATCCCTCCACGTTGCAGGCGCTGCCGGTGGAAGCGGTGGCGGGCAAGGTGCTCAGCGAGCACGGGGAGGTCACGGCCGTGGTCACCATCCTCCACGATCGCACCGAGGCGCTGGAGAAGGCCCGCCTGTACGAGCAGGTCAAGGCCGCCAGCGAGCAGCTGGAAGAGAAGGTCCGCGAGGCCACCGGCGAGCTGGTGCGGCGCAACGAGCTGTTGCAGCGGCAGCATTTCGAGCTGGAGCAGGCCTCCCAGCTCAAGAGCCAGTTCCTCGCCAACATGTCGCACGAGTTCCGCACGCCCCTCAATGCCATCCTCGGTTACACCAGCATGCTGCTTCAGGGTGTCTCGGGCGACATGTCTCCCCCGCAGAAGAACAAGATGTTGCGGGTGGACTCCAACGCCCGCCACCTGCTCTCCATCATCAACGACATCCTCGACATCAGCCGCATCGAGGCAGGAAAGATGCCGCTCCACCTCGAGGAGGTCGAGATGGCCGCCCTGGTCGGAGAGCTTCTCGCCGAGGTCGAGCCTCTGATCCAGAAGGCGCGGCTGCAGGTGCTCACGGACTTGCAGCCCGGGCTCCAGCCGGCCTGGTCCGATCGGCAGAAGGTGAAGCAGATCGTCCTCAACCTGCTCACCAACGCCATCAAGTTCACTCCGCTCGGGCACGTCAAGGTGATCGTGCGCGGCGACGAGGAGCGGCGCGAGGTGCGCATCGCGGTGGAGGACACCGGCATCGGCATTGCGCCGCAAGATCACGACAGGGTATTCGAGGACTTCCGGCAGGCGGACAATTCGGTGACCCGCGAATACGGGGGCGCGGGCCTCGGGCTTGCCATCTGCCGCCGCCTGGCGAAGATGCTGGATGGACGCATCGAGCTCGTCTCGAACGTCGGCGCGGGCTCCAGCTTCACGCTCGTGATCCCGCGCAGGGGGAAGCGATGA
- a CDS encoding gas vesicle protein: protein MGSELQPVRSSSGLVDVLDRVLDKGLVIAGDIKVSLAEVELLTIRVRLIICSIDKAQQIGLDWWRYDQHLAPGRKQVELEREQLREQVRLLERKVESLTRSTPAAKRAARNRT, encoded by the coding sequence ATGGGATCCGAACTTCAGCCTGTACGAAGCAGCAGCGGCCTCGTCGACGTCCTCGACCGCGTCCTGGACAAAGGGCTGGTGATCGCCGGCGACATCAAGGTGTCGCTCGCGGAAGTCGAATTGCTGACGATCCGCGTGCGGCTGATCATCTGTTCCATCGACAAGGCGCAGCAGATCGGCCTCGACTGGTGGCGTTACGACCAGCACCTCGCTCCCGGGCGCAAGCAAGTCGAGCTGGAGCGAGAGCAGCTTCGCGAGCAGGTGCGGCTGCTCGAGCGCAAGGTCGAATCCCTGACGCGCTCGACCCCAGCGGCGAAGCGCGCCGCGCGCAACAGGACGTAG
- a CDS encoding methylated-DNA--[protein]-cysteine S-methyltransferase, producing the protein MLFETRAGAVRLRWNDRGLTAIEMPELPPRELRAQLGRQNGKDAPEFVQDAVRLLKRHLAGESQDLAALPLDLSVLAPFQRSVYEKVRALPPGRTASYGEIAAMLGKPGASRAVGQALGRNPFLVAVPCHRVLAAGGAPGGFSAEGGLFAKQRLLALEGVTLAVDHGLPFDPLAAVEHLRARDRRLAKFVEKIGPFRLRPAELQSPFEALLESIVYQQLTGKAASTILARVLALFHPRRYPRAQDVAEISEEKLRSAGLSRSKAAALKDLAAKTLDGTVPGTARALEKLSDAEIVERLTAVRGIGPWTVEMLLIFRLARPDVLPATDYGVRKGFARVRGASELPAPKELLAYGERWRPYRSVASWYLWRVLDL; encoded by the coding sequence ATGCTGTTCGAGACCCGCGCAGGAGCCGTCCGGCTGCGGTGGAATGACCGCGGCCTCACCGCCATCGAGATGCCCGAGTTGCCGCCGCGCGAGCTCCGCGCCCAGCTCGGCCGCCAGAACGGGAAGGACGCGCCGGAATTCGTGCAGGACGCTGTGCGCCTGCTGAAGCGGCATCTCGCGGGCGAGTCGCAGGACCTCGCCGCCCTGCCGCTCGATCTTTCCGTGCTCGCTCCCTTCCAGCGCTCCGTCTACGAAAAGGTCCGCGCGCTGCCGCCCGGGCGCACGGCAAGCTACGGCGAGATCGCCGCCATGCTGGGAAAACCGGGCGCATCCCGCGCCGTCGGACAGGCCCTGGGGCGCAACCCGTTCCTCGTTGCCGTTCCTTGCCACCGGGTCCTCGCCGCCGGCGGCGCGCCCGGAGGTTTCTCCGCCGAGGGAGGCCTGTTCGCCAAGCAGCGTCTGCTCGCGCTCGAAGGCGTGACGCTGGCCGTCGATCACGGATTGCCGTTCGACCCGCTCGCAGCGGTGGAGCACCTGCGCGCCCGCGATCGGCGCCTGGCGAAGTTCGTCGAAAAGATCGGCCCCTTCCGGCTGCGACCTGCCGAGCTCCAGAGCCCCTTCGAGGCCCTCCTCGAATCGATCGTGTACCAGCAGCTCACGGGCAAGGCGGCGTCGACCATCCTCGCCCGTGTGCTCGCGCTCTTCCACCCGCGGCGCTACCCGCGCGCGCAGGACGTCGCGGAGATCTCCGAAGAGAAGCTGCGCAGCGCTGGCCTCTCGCGATCGAAGGCGGCGGCCCTGAAGGACCTCGCAGCGAAGACGCTCGACGGCACGGTGCCCGGCACGGCGCGGGCGCTGGAGAAGCTTTCGGACGCGGAGATCGTGGAGCGGCTCACGGCGGTGCGGGGGATCGGGCCGTGGACGGTGGAAATGCTGCTCATCTTCCGGCTGGCACGGCCGGACGTGCTCCCGGCGACGGACTACGGAGTGCGGAAGGGTTTTGCCCGCGTGCGCGGGGCGAGCGAGCTTCCCGCTCCCAAGGAGCTCCTCGCCTATGGAGAACGCTGGCGCCCTTACCGCAGCGTCGCGAGCTGGTACCTCTGGCGCGTGCTCGACCTCTGA